The genomic region TTTATAGGAATTGTTGCGGGCGCTGTTATTTTTATTGCGATTTTAGCTATTTATTATTTTATGTTTTTTTCATCGCTGGAGACTTCCTTAAATCAAAAACAGTCGTCGCTAAATATCGTCAAAACCAGATATGCCTCTTATATAACGGAAGTTCGGACTTATCCGGCTTTAGTAAAGAAACAGAAAAGACTTGAAATAGAATTTTTAAGTTTATTGGCTGAACTTCCTTCTAAAAAGAATATACCGGGTCTTTTAATGGAAGTTTCAAATTATGCTAAAGCTCTGCATTTAAATTTAGATATGTTTAAACCTGAAAAGGTAGCTCCTAAGAGTTTTTATGAAGCAGTGCCTTTTTCAATGAGTATAAGCGGGTCATTTTTCAACGTCTATAAATTTTTTTACAAACTTGCGGATATGAATAGAATCGTTGATGTTCACAATGTGTCTATTGCCGGCAGTGCTTCTAAACATAACGTTGCGGTGAGTTTTAACGGTACGACTTTTTCTTTTATAGGCGTTATGCCAAAATTATTAACTACCGGAAATATCAAAAAAAGCGGCGCAGGCACTATAAAACACCGTAATGGGAACAATAAAGGATTAAAGTATGAGTATAATAAGAACAAAAACATAACAAGCAAAAGCGATAACAATATTAATAGAAACAGTAGTCTGGCGAAAAAAATAGAACTGTTAAAGCATAAGAATTTAACGGTAAATCCGTATCCGTACAATTTAGCCAGGAATCCGTTTAGGACGTTTTTATATGCGCAAAAACCGAATGTATCTTTCAAATACGGCGAACTGCCGCTGCTGCAATACAGTTTGTCGTCGCTTCATATCGTGGGCATAATGGAAAAAAGCGGAAAGTATTACGCTATGGTTTCGACGCCTGACGGAAGGTCATATATAGTAACCGCAGGTTCTATTATGGGCGTCAATAGAGCAAGAATAACGGATATTACCGAAAATTCTATTGTTTTATCTGAAAAAACATATAATCAGTTAGGGCAGATGCGCACAGTTAATTATGTAATGAGCATGAAATAAAATGTTGAAATGTTCAGATAAAGACAACAGTAATATTGGCAGTAATTATAATATAATAATAATATATATATAATTATAATGATATAATGCATGGAGAGAGCAATTTATACACAGTCGGCTGTCGATAAATAATGTACATGAAATAAAATAGCGTATATAAATTTAGTATGAAATAGGAACGGTTAAGGAGCGCTGGAGGCATGATGAATAAAGAAGCATCAGAAAAAAACATAGAGAAGAATGAAAATGATAACACTAAAGCGATATTTACGGCGAAGGGACTTATTTTTCTATCGGCTGTATTTCTATCGGTCTTTTTATTTTTAACACTTATATTATTTCAGGCAAATTCATTTGCCAAAAATTTTGCAGGCATTTCAGGACAGAAAACGGTAAGGAAATTATTTGTCGACCCCTCAACTATGCGTGTGAGTTTTGATTTTCAAAATGCAAGTTTGGTTGATGTCATACGAATGATTGCAAAAGTTTCAAATATGAATGTTTTGATCGGTTCTGACGTAAAAGGCTCAGTTACCATGAAAATGCATAATGTTCCTCTAAAGGACATATTTTCAGTCATACTTGACGCCTATGGACTTGGAATAGTCAAAAAAGACGGTATATATTACATTAATTCGTCAAGTTCTATTGCTTCCGTCGTTTCAGCGCAAAAAAGAGCAAAGGCTATATCGGGACAGAAAATAACTAAAATTATTCCTGTAAATTATGTAAATGTTGCCGGTTTAATTCCTAAAGTGAAAACAGTGCTGAGTCCTGAAGGCAAGGTTATGGTCGACAAGTCAATGCATGCGCTTATTGTGACCGATATTAAGCAAAATGTTATAAAAGCCGAAAATCTCGTAAAGGAGCTTGACAGAAGAACCCCTGAGGTTGAAATTATAGCCAAAATGGTTGAAGTTGACCAGTCATATTCTACGCAATTGGGTATTAACTGGGAAGGGGGCTATGCAGCCGCTACTCCGGGCAATACAAATATGGCTGCTGCGCCAAATTATTTTGCCGGTCAGCTGGCTGGTACGCCGGCAGGACCAGGACTTATTACTCCGACTGCAGGCGCTCCGACATTAACAACGCCGTCGCCGGGAACTTTTTCGGTAGGAATAGTAAATCAATATGCAAGCATTACCGCAACGCTGCAGGCTCTGGAAAGTTTAGCCAAAGCTACAAGTATTGCGTCGCCTAAAGTCATAGTTCTTAATAATCAGACGGCTACCATCGCCAAAGGAGAAACATTATATCTGCCCTCTGTAGCAGGCGTAGGAGCAGTTGCGGCTCCTCAGGCTATTACAGCGCAGATATCTCTTTCAATAACACCGCATATTATGTCTAACGGCAGCGTGAAGCTTACGATAAATTCGTCAAATGACTCTGTTGCGCCGCCCGTTTCAGGGGCTCAGGCGACATTAGACACGGAAAGCGCAAATTCTACCGTTATAGTTAATAACAATGATACGGTAGCCATAGGCGGAGTTTATGAATTAAACAAAAGCACATCGACGAGCGGTATTCCCGGACTTATGGATATTCCGCTTTTAGGCTGGCTCTTTAAATCCAGAAGCATCAGCTATTCAAAAGACCAGTTGTTGATTTTCATTACGCCTAAGATTATAAAAGGCTGAGTTGTTTCTATTTTGCGCTTGATTTTGTACTGTACATACAATATACTTTTAGTATTAGCGGGATACTAACGTTATAAACTCATAATCAAGCCTTTAAAAATTATATTAATTCAATTTAATGTTGACCGATGTTCAAAATTCAAAGGATAAAAGAGGCATACCCATAGATAAAGTGGGGATAAAAAACCTGCATTATCCCATATCCGTTCTTGATAAAAAAAAGTCTTTTCAGCACACCGTAGCCGATATAAATATGTACGTTGATCTTCCTCATTACTTTAAAGGAACTCATATGAGCCGTTTTTTAGAGGTTTTAAACGAGTACAGAGGCGAGATAAGCATAGTCAGTTTTCCGGATATTTTAAGAAAAATTAAAAAAGTTTTAAATGCAGGCTCGGCATCCGTCGAAATTGAATTTCCTTATTTTATCGAAAAAACCGCTCCTGTCAGCGGAAAAAAAAGCCTTATGGAGTATATCTGCAGTTATAAAGGTACAATAAAAAATAAAAAAGCAGAATGCAACAATAATAACAACAATAACAGCAACAATGATAACAGCAACGACAACAATACTACCAATGACAACAATAATAATGAGGATGAAAGCATTATTATAATCGGTATAAAAGTACCAATAAATA from Candidatus Acididesulfobacter guangdongensis harbors:
- a CDS encoding GTP cyclohydrolase I FolE2, giving the protein MLTDVQNSKDKRGIPIDKVGIKNLHYPISVLDKKKSFQHTVADINMYVDLPHYFKGTHMSRFLEVLNEYRGEISIVSFPDILRKIKKVLNAGSASVEIEFPYFIEKTAPVSGKKSLMEYICSYKGTIKNKKAECNNNNNNNSNNDNSNDNNTTNDNNNNEDESIIIIGIKVPINTLCPCSKEISKYGAHNQRGVVSVSLKFSKLIWFEDIINDVESCASAPIYSLLKRADERFLTEHAYENPMFVEDIVRCVADILKKNKNIEWFRVEAENFESIHNHNAYAMTESRYED